A region of Nitrospirota bacterium DNA encodes the following proteins:
- a CDS encoding 3-isopropylmalate dehydrogenase yields MAKTYNIALIPGDGTGPEVVREGVKVLNAAAAKGGFKLEYTSFDFGAERYLKTGETLPDSAIEEFKKFDSMFLGAIGHPDVKPGILETGILLKTRFALDQYINLRPVKLYPNVETPLKDKGPEHIDFVVIRENTGGIYTSIGGATRVGTPDEIATQLMVYDRRTVDRCLRYAFELKKKRNAMNAKYASKPITLIHKRNVLTHCGDLWYRAFEEMGEKEYPELKRDYNHVDAANMWFVKNPEWFDVAVTENLFGDIITDLGAMIQGGLGVASGGNINPQGVSMFEPMGGSAPKYTGKNVINPMAAIGAAMMMLDTIGESKAAQGIEAAMIAVMQKMKSQAAGHMGMSTTEVGDQIADLVAK; encoded by the coding sequence ATGGCAAAGACATACAATATAGCGCTTATCCCTGGTGACGGCACAGGCCCCGAAGTTGTCCGCGAAGGTGTGAAGGTGCTGAATGCTGCAGCTGCCAAAGGCGGCTTCAAACTTGAGTATACAAGTTTTGATTTCGGCGCAGAACGGTATTTGAAGACCGGTGAGACGCTCCCTGACAGTGCTATTGAAGAGTTCAAGAAGTTTGACTCGATGTTTCTTGGCGCGATCGGACACCCTGACGTAAAACCCGGCATACTCGAGACCGGGATTCTCCTCAAGACGCGCTTTGCACTTGACCAGTATATCAATCTCAGGCCGGTCAAGCTCTATCCGAACGTGGAAACCCCGCTTAAGGACAAGGGGCCCGAGCATATCGATTTTGTGGTCATCCGTGAGAACACGGGCGGCATTTATACCAGCATCGGCGGCGCAACGCGCGTTGGCACGCCGGATGAGATCGCCACGCAGCTGATGGTGTACGACCGCAGGACGGTTGACCGCTGCCTGAGGTATGCCTTTGAACTCAAGAAAAAACGCAATGCAATGAATGCGAAATACGCATCAAAGCCGATCACGCTCATTCACAAGCGGAATGTGCTTACCCATTGCGGTGATCTTTGGTATCGCGCTTTCGAAGAGATGGGTGAAAAAGAGTACCCTGAGCTGAAGCGCGATTACAATCATGTCGATGCAGCTAACATGTGGTTTGTAAAGAACCCTGAATGGTTTGACGTGGCTGTCACGGAAAATCTTTTCGGGGATATCATCACTGACCTCGGCGCCATGATCCAGGGCGGACTTGGCGTGGCTTCAGGGGGCAACATCAATCCGCAGGGCGTCTCGATGTTCGAGCCGATGGGCGGCAGCGCTCCCAAATATACCGGCAAGAATGTGATCAATCCGATGGCAGCGATCGGCGCAGCAATGATGATGCTCGACACGATTGGCGAATCAAAGGCAGCCCAGGGGATCGAGGCAGCGATGATTGCTGTGATGCAGAAGATGAAGAGCCAGGCAGCCGGCCATATGGGCATGTCCACGACCGAGGTGGGCGATCAGATCGCAGACCTCGTTGCAAAATAA
- a CDS encoding HD domain-containing protein: MMKDGKKIKLVDLMICLSDAMDFIDPSVVDHHKRVAYIAHSMAAEMGLPLAQQKEIVLAGALHDIGAFSLAERRNTLAFEILNPHKHAESGYALLRLFSPLSAVASMVRFHHVPWDNGSGREYNGQEVPLSSHILHLSDRIAVLINRKKEILSQVSRICRTVQSNAGRMFSPELVDVFRAISAREYFWLDLSSPSIQTILSQRLRSAQIGVASKDMLGFSQLFSRIIDFKSPFTATHSSGVAASAEFLAGKLGFARQECTAMRIAGYMHDLGKLAVPVEILDKPSQLNRKEFNVVRHHTFYTYRILEPITALQTINAWAAFHHERLDGSGYPFHLKEKDLPLGSQVMAVADVFTALTEDRPYRRGMKRFDTLRVLDDMSVRSALNGQIVAVIGKHFDELESIRMTAQADARTRYQTVIQ; encoded by the coding sequence ATGATGAAGGATGGCAAGAAGATAAAATTGGTTGATCTGATGATCTGCCTGTCCGATGCTATGGACTTTATCGATCCATCAGTCGTTGACCATCACAAGAGGGTAGCCTATATCGCGCATAGCATGGCCGCGGAAATGGGTCTTCCTTTGGCTCAACAGAAGGAGATAGTGCTGGCCGGAGCCCTGCACGATATAGGGGCCTTCAGTCTCGCAGAACGCCGGAATACCCTGGCCTTTGAGATCCTGAATCCGCACAAACACGCTGAAAGCGGTTATGCCCTGCTCAGACTGTTCTCTCCTCTTTCTGCTGTGGCATCCATGGTCCGGTTCCATCATGTTCCCTGGGACAATGGATCGGGCAGGGAATATAACGGACAGGAAGTTCCCCTCTCAAGCCATATTCTTCATCTGTCTGACCGGATAGCCGTATTGATCAACAGAAAGAAAGAGATCCTCAGCCAGGTCAGCAGGATATGCCGGACTGTCCAGTCAAACGCCGGAAGGATGTTCAGTCCTGAACTGGTGGACGTATTCAGGGCAATATCGGCAAGGGAATATTTCTGGCTTGATCTTTCCTCCCCGTCGATTCAGACCATCCTCTCGCAGAGGCTGCGCTCTGCCCAGATCGGCGTTGCCTCGAAGGACATGCTCGGATTTTCGCAACTTTTTTCACGGATCATAGACTTCAAGAGTCCTTTTACCGCCACCCATTCCAGCGGCGTGGCAGCCAGTGCGGAATTCTTGGCAGGCAAGCTGGGATTTGCCCGGCAGGAATGCACTGCCATGAGGATAGCAGGCTATATGCACGATCTCGGCAAGCTTGCCGTTCCGGTTGAGATCCTTGACAAGCCTTCCCAGCTCAACAGGAAAGAATTCAATGTAGTAAGGCATCATACGTTTTACACCTACAGGATCCTTGAGCCTATCACGGCCCTGCAGACGATCAATGCATGGGCGGCATTTCACCACGAGAGGCTGGACGGCTCCGGGTATCCCTTTCATCTGAAAGAAAAGGACCTGCCTCTTGGTTCGCAGGTCATGGCTGTTGCAGATGTCTTTACCGCTCTGACCGAGGATCGTCCTTACCGGCGCGGGATGAAGAGGTTTGATACGTTAAGGGTGCTCGACGACATGAGCGTGCGTTCAGCATTAAATGGTCAGATCGTGGCTGTTATCGGAAAGCACTTCGATGAACTTGAGTCTATCCGTATGACAGCCCAGGCCGATGCAAGGACCAGATACCAGACGGTAATACAGTGA